A region from the Desulfomarina profundi genome encodes:
- a CDS encoding zinc ribbon domain-containing protein, whose translation MNEHIAQLVALQAIDREIDLIEGKIKSEQNGLDEQISALAKREAVINDLQEKISACEKEVRTLEDEVAEKMNHVRERQSKMMQVQTGREQTALLKEIEDAKKSAKENEEKIISLMEEVEKLKVEAEEEKNLLKGEKQLVAEETEKVRTNIESINKGKKSKDNERRKQAKQIKENLLRKYDTLRERRNGLAVVNVVDGVCQGCYMAIPPQKFNMLLRGDLMFDCPTCQRIMYYTPPVEEE comes from the coding sequence TTGAACGAACATATTGCTCAACTCGTGGCACTTCAGGCGATTGACCGGGAAATTGATCTGATAGAAGGTAAAATCAAGTCCGAGCAGAACGGACTTGACGAACAGATTTCCGCTCTGGCAAAGAGGGAGGCTGTCATTAATGACCTGCAGGAAAAAATCAGCGCCTGCGAAAAGGAAGTTCGTACCCTCGAAGACGAGGTGGCAGAGAAAATGAACCATGTCCGGGAGCGTCAGTCAAAGATGATGCAGGTGCAGACCGGCCGGGAACAGACCGCATTATTGAAAGAAATAGAAGACGCCAAGAAAAGCGCCAAGGAAAATGAAGAAAAAATTATCAGTCTGATGGAAGAGGTCGAGAAGCTGAAGGTAGAAGCCGAGGAGGAGAAGAATCTTCTCAAGGGTGAAAAACAGCTTGTGGCTGAAGAGACTGAGAAGGTTCGCACAAATATTGAGTCGATTAATAAGGGTAAGAAATCAAAGGACAATGAGCGCAGAAAGCAGGCCAAACAGATAAAGGAAAATCTCCTGCGAAAATATGACACCCTTCGTGAGCGTAGAAATGGTCTGGCCGTGGTCAACGTGGTGGATGGAGTATGCCAGGGCTGCTATATGGCCATCCCGCCACAGAAATTTAATATGCTGCTTCGGGGAGATCTCATGTTTGACTGTCCCACATGTCAGCGAATCATGTATTATACACCGCCTGTTGAAGAAGAATAA
- the ispD gene encoding 2-C-methyl-D-erythritol 4-phosphate cytidylyltransferase encodes MTYSAAAIIPAAGIGSRMKLNQPKQFYPLAGIPILIHTLRPFLNNDHICQVVVVAAADMISGVQTLLVDHFSRRQREKINVVEGGKRRQDSVRAGLEAIDPAMDIVLVHDGARPLVSETIIKNCCKAVLKDGAAIVAVPVKDTLKKSDGSRKVVATLDRRNVFHAQTPQGARLSLFQKAFTLLGDREVTDESALLELAGIPVTIVEGAENNLKITRPEDLFLAEKIMDTSDRTTMRIGHGFDAHRFADNRQLVLGGIKILHEQGLAGHSDADVLTHALCDAVLGALGAGDIGRHFPDSDEEFKDIYSIVLLEKVMELAARRSFSLVNADITVVCQAPKLAPYIEKIKQMIADSCKVEKEAINIKATTTEKMGFTGRKEGISCHAVVLLSSHGK; translated from the coding sequence ATGACATATTCCGCAGCCGCCATAATTCCCGCCGCAGGGATCGGTTCCAGGATGAAATTGAATCAGCCGAAACAGTTTTATCCACTGGCCGGTATTCCCATTCTTATCCATACTCTTCGTCCTTTTCTCAACAATGATCATATCTGCCAGGTTGTAGTTGTTGCAGCCGCCGACATGATTTCCGGAGTGCAAACTCTGCTGGTCGATCATTTCAGCAGGAGGCAGAGAGAAAAAATCAATGTGGTTGAAGGAGGAAAGCGGCGACAGGATTCTGTTCGGGCAGGACTTGAAGCCATAGACCCGGCAATGGATATTGTCCTCGTCCATGATGGCGCGCGTCCCCTGGTTTCAGAGACTATCATTAAAAACTGCTGCAAGGCTGTTCTTAAAGATGGTGCTGCCATTGTCGCGGTCCCCGTAAAGGATACTTTGAAGAAAAGTGACGGAAGCAGAAAGGTTGTCGCAACCCTGGACAGACGGAATGTTTTCCACGCTCAGACCCCGCAGGGTGCAAGGCTTTCCCTTTTTCAAAAAGCATTTACATTACTTGGGGACCGTGAAGTTACCGATGAGTCTGCCCTGCTCGAACTGGCAGGAATTCCTGTTACCATTGTGGAGGGTGCAGAAAACAACCTGAAAATCACCAGACCGGAAGATCTCTTTCTTGCAGAAAAGATAATGGACACATCAGACAGGACAACCATGCGGATAGGTCACGGCTTTGATGCTCACCGATTTGCCGACAACAGACAACTGGTACTCGGCGGTATAAAGATTCTCCATGAACAGGGACTGGCCGGACATTCTGATGCGGATGTTCTGACTCACGCTCTTTGCGATGCCGTTCTCGGTGCACTTGGGGCGGGGGATATCGGTCGCCATTTCCCCGATTCCGATGAGGAGTTTAAAGATATTTATTCCATTGTTCTCCTGGAAAAAGTAATGGAGCTAGCCGCCAGGCGCTCATTTTCTCTAGTCAATGCTGATATTACTGTTGTCTGCCAGGCACCGAAACTGGCACCCTATATCGAGAAAATAAAGCAAATGATAGCCGACAGTTGTAAAGTCGAAAAGGAAGCAATCAATATCAAGGCAACAACCACAGAAAAAATGGGATTTACTGGAAGAAAGGAGGGGATCAGCTGTCATGCTGTTGTCCTTCTCTCGTCACACGGCAAGTGA
- a CDS encoding M20/M25/M40 family metallo-hydrolase translates to MKFEINKERLAATFTTLCEISSPSKNEAAVAAWLKEKFTELGADYIYEDGSAAKTGADCGNLIIRFDGHGDGEPFFFSCHMDTVQPGENVKVIRTGDIFTSAGDTVLGSDDKSGIAAIIEMITLLREQDIPHPTIEIIITTCEEIGLRGAKNLEFGKLQSTYGYALDSTGIDRVIYGAPAANRFSIKVRGIAAHAGLDPETGINALALAAQALDRIKVGRLDEESTRNFGLISGGVATNIVPECITIYGEVRSHSLEKLEKYTKEVITLFNEVVDSTPKKQQDGFLRPSVEWSVEEEYPVLALDRNAPVIKRIEQAAEKIGKKMEFLIAGGGSDANIYCGHGLPTAIVATGMDRVHTVDEQLDLNDCVSLTELICSLASVCP, encoded by the coding sequence ATGAAATTTGAAATAAACAAAGAGCGCCTCGCTGCAACCTTTACTACCCTCTGTGAAATCAGCAGTCCTTCAAAAAATGAAGCTGCAGTTGCCGCCTGGCTCAAGGAAAAGTTCACGGAACTGGGTGCCGATTATATTTATGAAGACGGTTCGGCAGCAAAAACAGGAGCCGACTGTGGTAATCTTATTATCCGTTTTGATGGTCATGGGGATGGGGAACCGTTTTTTTTCTCCTGCCATATGGATACTGTACAGCCTGGAGAAAATGTAAAGGTTATCCGCACGGGTGATATCTTTACCAGTGCGGGTGATACTGTACTTGGGAGTGATGATAAGTCCGGTATTGCCGCCATCATTGAGATGATAACCCTGCTCAGGGAGCAGGATATTCCTCATCCGACCATCGAAATTATTATTACAACCTGTGAAGAGATCGGTCTGCGTGGGGCTAAAAACCTTGAGTTTGGCAAGTTACAGTCCACTTATGGTTATGCCCTGGATTCAACCGGTATCGACCGTGTCATATACGGTGCTCCCGCGGCAAACCGGTTCAGCATTAAGGTCAGAGGAATAGCGGCCCATGCTGGTCTTGATCCGGAAACAGGGATAAACGCCCTTGCCCTTGCAGCACAGGCCCTCGACAGAATAAAGGTCGGCAGGCTAGATGAGGAGTCCACCAGGAATTTTGGTCTGATTAGCGGTGGGGTTGCAACAAATATTGTACCCGAGTGTATCACAATTTACGGGGAAGTACGTAGCCATTCTCTGGAAAAACTGGAGAAATATACGAAAGAAGTTATTACCCTGTTTAATGAGGTCGTTGACAGTACACCGAAAAAGCAGCAGGATGGTTTTTTGCGTCCATCGGTTGAATGGAGTGTTGAGGAAGAATACCCGGTTCTTGCCCTTGATCGAAATGCACCTGTGATAAAAAGAATTGAACAGGCTGCAGAAAAGATAGGTAAAAAGATGGAATTTCTTATTGCCGGGGGTGGCAGTGACGCCAATATCTACTGTGGCCATGGTTTGCCGACTGCCATTGTCGCAACAGGAATGGACAGGGTCCATACAGTTGATGAACAGCTTGACCTGAACGACTGTGTCAGTCTCACTGAGCTTATCTGTTCCCTGGCTAGTGTCTGTCCATAA